In one Kluyveromyces marxianus DMKU3-1042 DNA, complete genome, chromosome 4 genomic region, the following are encoded:
- the EMC5 gene encoding Emc5p gives MSLFSKSLFLLAWLQLIHSGFSSYEFHRVSKQLVLDNPDAVLPKLPLDIKLEAISGLVFFILAEFIGNSVLRFLTIRGEERIIDTHEYLKPVSMNKASNINLLLNSDPYGEINYHPSFVDIQAKRKEMKEFLAAKG, from the coding sequence ATGTCGTTGTTTTCTAAGTCACTTTTTTTGCTAGCATGGCTTCAACTAATTCATTCTGGTTTTTCCAGTTACGAATTCCATAGGGTATCTAAACAACTCGTTCTAGATAACCCAGATGCTGTATTACCCAAACTTCCATTGGATATCAAACTAGAGGCTATATCTGGACTTGTGTTTTTCATACTAGCTGAGTTTATTGGTAATTCTGTGTTGAGATTCCTAACAATTCGGGGcgaagaaagaattattGACACACACGAATATCTAAAACCAGTGTCCATGAACAAAGCTTCCAATATCAATTTGCTGCTCAATAGCGACCCATATGGAGAAATAAACTATCATCCTTCATTTGTTGACATTCAGgcgaaaaggaaagaaatGAAGGAGTTTTTAGCTGCTAAAGGGTGA
- the SSM4 gene encoding protein SSM4, with protein MVSDEDSGYESEKPTTGGAQSNVNGATCRICMLEGSEENPLFHPCKCKGSIKYIHQPCLIEWLESKNVDIKKPGANTVCSICNHPIEFQTLYEKDMPDRIPLSLLLKHSVLGAAEEVNYYFKFTLIGIIFLIGIPLSWNVWGKLYTAAVDDFSFPSDNKWYINIIFGFEKSIPEHPSTSDIIYQLLNNYRFSVIQMAVILVVHAIAYLQYDMVVREPIFNKMIIHKIGPKWTKQDLAIQTLRDFPNIDPRDLNRLINTLDRHNQEESNDENSSSDEDEEQQQQQQQQQQLHQNEAAVDSDVASFDSE; from the coding sequence ATGGTTTCCGATGAAGATAGTGGATATGAATCCGAAAAGCCCACTACCGGTGGTGCACAGTCTAACGTGAATGGCGCTACGTGTCGTATTTGTATGTTGGAAGGGAGCGAAGAAAACCCACTATTCCATCCATGTAAATGTAAGGGATCAATCAAATATATCCACCAACCGTGCTTGATCGAGTGGCTTGAATCCAAAAATgttgatatcaaaaagcCTGGGGCTAATACTGTTTGTTCCATCTGCAACCACCCGATAGAATTTCAAACATTGTACGAGAAAGACATGCCTGATAGGATTCCGTTAAGCCTGTTGTTAAAACACAGCGTACTAGGAGCAGCAGAGGAAGTTAATTATTACTTCAAATTTACACTGATCGGTATCATATTCCTTATAGGAATACCGCTTTCGTGGAATGTTTGGGGTAAGCTCTATACGGCAGCGGTGGACGATTTCTCCTTCCCGTCGGATAACAAGTGGTACataaatattattttcGGGTTTGAGAAGAGTATACCGGAACATCCAAGTACCTCGGACATCATATATCAACTTTTGAATAACTATAGATTTTCTGTCATTCAGATGGCTGTTATCCTTGTGGTACACGCAATAGCGTATCTACAATATGACATGGTAGTTAGAGAACCTATTTTCAACAAGATGATTATTCACAAGATTGGACCAAAGTGGACAAAACAAGATCTTGCCATTCAAACTCTCAGAGATTTCCCAAACATTGACCCAAGGGATCTTAATCGGCTAATAAATACCCTCGACAGACATAACCAAGAGGAATCAAACGATGAAAACAGCAGTAGTGATGAGGACGAagaacaacagcaacaacagcaacaacagcaacaacttCACCAAAATGAAGCTGCAGTTGACTCTGATGTTGCTAGCTTCGATTCTGAGTAG
- the SSM4 gene encoding E3 ubiquitin-protein ligase SSM4: protein MDRHLAQREFDAQLDAQLRQRQAPNANNQNQDGEDIRPGVVLENEDGQARAIFNLNLDYKYFPSYFSIVFSVIGGYLFLAYALTTLVGYLLNLVYFKIIAIMVNGVSILGTYMNLPGYHQRIVEMWPIVTKFESALYDAIILPIVNLYFAYTKGTEKHGMLVRMIAPASTYLTFIALCCIVPEILSRGHSKKNRLKTQWKRVVFQVTYTIKCTLKVLTLFTLELAGFPILAGFLIDISLISPLLLPQNSLTFIPKFCSFWPPYFSYIAYWAIGTLYMYRFAQYVGMVRQYIIRPGVLFFIRSPDDPNIKLLQDSLIYPMKLQLSRLLLSMAIYTAFILVGFGFHTRFLFPFILRSELLPMKHSLSTLLTTGTLLSITVLAFTDKVLSKNRIINVYVRQYWIFVFDICCRKIRLSSFILGKDSPTERGHVVYRNFYYKWFNSKKARLSNLQLYSHPKSENEVKSLFNEIPDVHAYFVPDGTMMRVPASDIISKKYAQLLFVPVTKDDKLLKPLDLKHIKERQKRTAGEFGYLEKQPTEFDEYKVVYVPPHFTLMYSLLIVFIWFFSSLLFIGLLLASNLIGLPVITGLQYLLHLIVPSFIDSGINLYGSINSLNLFSVCCGLVILSVALTSYHTRKLNALVRNNRIVEVNVDNIENELDDVIQEVQLGENDINNNINNIDVNNNVAAPAAEEFDIWNPINGFISAIHPIFTAYVGTFLFKCNVSYHSNFLFKYFKFHFLEENLIHLDDNINTIHPAIMFWFLPSDLVSNGYSVETCLTIFLRIEIAIVGYIAFKTYQEENKTAGRRKLIEKAADVCTIFLALLLLVPILLQYLICLMEYVSNRNSYTSTWAPFIYFTMITPGVSSDHESMSVLQKLFYCTDAVVFSSAFIALKIVTLRGIYESVTQRVRDEVYGRGRILKNFDD from the coding sequence ATGGATAGACACCTTGCACAGCGAGAATTTGATGCGCAACTAGATGCGCAACTACGACAACGCCAGGCTCCGAATGCGAATAATCAAAACCAAGATGGCGAAGATATAAGGCCAGGTGTAGTATTAGAGAATGAAGATGGGCAGGCAAGGGCAATATTCAACTTGAACCTTGATTACAAGTATTTCCCAAGTTACTTTTCCATTGTATTCTCTGTTATCGGTGGTTACTTATTCCTAGCATATGCTTTGACAACCCTGGTAGGGTACTTATTGAACCTGGTATATTTTAAGATCATTGCTATAATGGTAAATGGAGTCTCTATATTAGGAACTTATATGAATCTCCCTGGATACCATCAAAGAATTGTGGAAATGTGGCCCATCGTAACCAAATTTGAGTCTGCGTTGTACGATGCAATTATACTTCCAATCGTAAATCTTTATTTTGCATATACAAAAGGAACAGAAAAGCATGGTATGCTAGTTAGAATGATAGCGCCCGCTAGTACTTACTTGACGTTCATCGCTCTTTGTTGTATCGTTCCTGAAATATTGTCTCGTGGACACtctaaaaagaatagaTTGAAAACCCAATGGAAAAGGGTAGTATTCCAAGTAACTTATACCATAAAGTGTACTTTGAAAGTTTTGACATTATTTACCCTTGAATTGGCTGGCTTCCCCATCCTGGCGGGATTCTTAATCGATATATCGCTAATATCACCTTTGTTACTACCGCAAAACAGTTTAACCTTTATACCCAAgttttgttccttttgGCCACCatatttttcttatatTGCATATTGGGCAATTGGTACTCTCTATATGTATCGCTTTGCTCAGTACGTTGGCATGGTTAGGCAATATATCATCAGGCCGGGTgtgcttttcttcattagaTCACCAGATGATCCTAATATCAAATTATTACAAGATTCCTTGATATATCCAATGAAACTCCAACTTTCAAGACTTTTACTGTCAATGGCGATTTATACTGCGTTTATTTTAGTGGGTTTCGGTTTCCACACTAGATTCTTATTCCCATTCATTTTACGCTCTGAATTGTTACCTATGAAGCATAGTTTGTCTACATTGTTAACAACAGGTACACTACTTTCTATTACGGTACTTGCTTTTACGGATAAAGTCTTATCGAAGAATAGAATTATCAATGTATACGTGAGGCAATATtggatttttgttttcgataTTTGCTGTAGGAAAATCAGACTATCATCCTTCATTTTAGGAAAAGACTCTCCTACGGAAAGAGGCCATGTTGTGTATAGGAACTTCTACTACAAATGGTTTAACTCCAAAAAGGCACGTTTATCAAATCTGCAATTATACTCACACCCAAAAtcagaaaatgaagttaAAAgtcttttcaatgaaattCCCGACGTACATGCGTACTTTGTTCCAGATGGTACGATGATGAGAGTTCCTGCCAGTGATATAATCTCGAAAAAATACGCTCAACTATTATTTGTACCAGTTACCAAAGATGATAAACTATTAAAGCCATTGGATCTTAAACACATCAAAGAAAGGCAAAAGCGTACTGCTGGTGAGTTTGGCTATCTAGAAAAGCAACCCAcagaatttgatgaataCAAGGTCGTTTATGTCCCTCCCCATTTCACTCTCATGTATTCTCTTCTTATCGTATTCATATGGTTTTTCTCATCATTACTTTTCATTGGTTTATTGTTAGCTTCCAATCTCATTGGCCTTCCTGTAATTACAGGCTTACAATATCTATTGCATTTGATTGTGCCATCATTCATTGATTCCGGCATCAACCTATATGGAAGTATTAACTCGCTCAATTTATTTTCTGTTTGTTGTGGTCTTGTCATTCTCTCGGTAGCGTTAACTTCTTATCACACTCGTAAATTGAACGCGCTCGTTCGAAACAATAGGATCGTTGAAGTTAATGTTGataatattgaaaatgaacTAGATGATGTGATTCAAGAGGTTCAACTTGGAGAAAATgatataaataataatatcaacaatATTGATGTTAATAACAATGTGGCTGCTCCAGCTGCAGAAGAATTTGATATATGGAATCCTATAAATGGATTTATCAGTGCAATCCACCCAATCTTTACTGCTTATGTTGGGACATTCCTCTTCAAGTGTAATGTCTCTTATCATTCAAActttctcttcaaatatttcaagTTTCATTTccttgaagaaaatctCATTCATTTAGATGACAATATTAACACAATTCATCCTGCAATCATGTTTTGGTTCCTACCTTCGGATCTAGTCAGTAATGGTTATTCTGTGGAAACATGTTTAACAATTTTCCTTCGGATTGAAATTGCTATAGTCGGATATATTGCGTTTAAAACATATCAAgaggaaaacaaaactgCTGGGAGAAGAAAGCTTATAGAAAAGGCAGCTGATGTCTGTACGATTTTCCTAGCTCTATTGCTTCTAGTTCCGATCTTACTTCAGTATTTGATTTGCTTGATGGAGTATGTCTCTAATCGCAACTCATATACATCTACGTGGGCGCCTTTTATCTACTTTACAATGATTACCCCCGGTGTATCTTCTGATCATGAATCAATGAGTGTATTACAGAAGCTTTTCTACTGTACTGATGCCGTCGTATTCTCTTCTGCCTTTATTGCATTAAAAATAGTAACCTTAAGAGGTATCTATGAATCTGTAACGCAAAGGGTGAGGGATGAAGTTTATGGCAGAGGAAGAATACTTAAGAATTTTGACGATTag
- the CDC26 gene encoding anaphase promoting complex subunit CDC26 yields the protein MLRRDPTVLSLTADDISELQEHLEEYKLQREIKAQHLNLLRSSSNPNKDAQLKSLNDNNFIPRESMLYSLHKMTPSRQNKPTMPLDRGFDQAPDDSNAQESANPFYASNSNND from the coding sequence ATGCTAAGGCGTGACCCAACTGTCCTTTCACTAACAGCAGACGATATATCTGAACTTCAAGAACACTTAGAAGAATACAAACTTCAGCGAGAAATAAAAGCACAACACCTGAATCTATTGCGATCCTCCTCAAATCCGAATAAAGATGCACAACTAAAATCTTTAAACGATAATAATTTCATTCCAAGGGAAAGCATGCTATACTCCCTCCATAAAATGACACCATCACGCCAAAATAAACCGACAATGCCACTAGATCGCGGCTTTGATCAGGCTCCTGACGATTCAAACGCCCAGGAATCAGCAAACCCATTCTATGCATCTAATTCAAATAATGATTGA